A window of Bacteroidota bacterium contains these coding sequences:
- a CDS encoding serine hydrolase codes for MKKILIYFVILNFCAVNSKAQSSYFPPLLGNTWDTISPLSLGWCPDKIDSLENYLAQKNTKAFIVLKQGKIALEKYFGTFTQDSLWYWASASKSLTGFLTGIAQEENLLSIEDTVSRFLGTGWTVCPPQKERLIKIKHQLSMTSGLDDGVPDDFCIVDTCLTYLADAGTRWAYHNAPYHLLEDVIANASGNSYNAFTTSRIKSKIGMQGLWYDYIFYSRLRDMARFGLLIQNKGIWNADTLLHDTSYFQSMLNSSQNLNLAYGYLWWLNGKSSFMLPQSQFVFQSTLIPNAPADAVAALGKNDQKIYVVPSLDLVVVRMGNSSGIPVYALSNFDNEVWAKLNDVFCGSTVSIEKNNLQTSINIFPNPAQDEIQVFFSTPYAKEIPCKLFNSMGTMVREANLTTSGQKLWIADLPDGIYVIKIADLSQKIIIQR; via the coding sequence ATGAAAAAGATTCTGATTTACTTTGTCATCCTAAATTTTTGTGCAGTAAATTCAAAAGCACAATCAAGCTACTTCCCACCGCTTCTGGGGAATACTTGGGATACCATTTCACCGCTATCTTTGGGTTGGTGCCCGGATAAAATTGATTCTCTCGAAAATTACTTGGCACAAAAAAATACGAAAGCATTTATCGTATTAAAGCAAGGAAAAATTGCCCTAGAAAAATACTTTGGAACATTTACGCAAGATAGCCTTTGGTATTGGGCTTCAGCAAGCAAAAGTCTTACAGGTTTTTTAACCGGCATTGCGCAAGAAGAAAATTTATTATCCATTGAAGATACAGTCTCCCGATTTCTCGGAACAGGTTGGACAGTCTGCCCTCCACAAAAAGAACGCTTAATAAAAATTAAACATCAATTAAGTATGACAAGTGGTTTAGACGATGGAGTGCCGGATGATTTTTGTATTGTGGATACCTGTCTAACGTATTTAGCCGATGCCGGCACACGCTGGGCATACCACAATGCACCTTACCATTTGCTGGAAGATGTAATTGCAAATGCAAGCGGCAATAGCTATAATGCCTTTACCACAAGCCGCATTAAATCTAAAATTGGCATGCAAGGTCTGTGGTACGATTATATTTTTTACAGTCGTCTCCGTGATATGGCACGCTTTGGATTATTAATCCAGAACAAAGGAATTTGGAATGCTGATACCTTATTGCACGATACAAGTTATTTTCAAAGCATGTTAAACAGCTCACAAAATTTAAATCTGGCGTATGGATATTTATGGTGGTTGAATGGCAAAAGTTCTTTTATGCTGCCACAATCACAATTTGTTTTTCAATCCACCTTAATTCCCAATGCTCCGGCAGATGCAGTTGCAGCGCTTGGTAAAAATGACCAAAAAATATATGTTGTTCCAAGTCTCGATTTGGTAGTGGTTCGAATGGGTAACTCTTCTGGGATTCCGGTTTATGCGCTTTCTAATTTTGATAATGAAGTGTGGGCTAAATTGAATGATGTATTTTGCGGAAGCACAGTTTCTATTGAAAAAAATAACTTACAAACGAGCATAAATATTTTTCCAAATCCTGCTCAAGATGAAATTCAAGTTTTTTTTAGTACACCTTATGCCAAAGAAATACCTTGCAAGCTATTTAATTCAATGGGAACAATGGTGCGTGAAGCGAATTTAACAACAAGTGGTCAAAAGCTCTGGATAGCTGATCTTCCCGATGGGATTTATGTAATAAAAATTGCCGACTTAAGTCAAAAAATAATCATTCAAAGGTAG
- a CDS encoding acyl carrier protein, which produces MQRSEMLAQVNGIFIDILDNEEIVLTEQTAANDVEEWDSLTHIQLVVAVEKQFKIRFTSKEIQSWNNVGDMLTCLQEKGI; this is translated from the coding sequence ATGCAAAGAAGTGAAATGCTTGCCCAAGTAAATGGAATTTTTATTGATATTCTGGATAACGAAGAAATTGTTTTAACAGAGCAAACTGCCGCCAATGATGTGGAAGAATGGGATTCCTTAACACACATTCAATTGGTTGTAGCGGTTGAAAAGCAGTTTAAAATACGATTTACATCTAAAGAAATTCAAAGCTGGAACAATGTGGGAGATATGTTAACTTGCCTTCAAGAAAAAGGAATATGA
- a CDS encoding SDR family oxidoreductase gives MNILISGGASGLGADITKVLAQDKSNTVYFTYNSSQAKAQQIENEFSNTSAIACNFSDEAAVNELTKKMAELNLDVLIHNAYSGEYLKSHFHKIDTNDFLVDFKNNIIPIIELTKAAIHIFRKRKSGKIISILTSALIGAPPIGSAVYAANKAYLEKLTKVWANENAKFNITSNSVSPSFMETALTQNTDERILEQIRESHPLKKILTTQEVAETVLYLVNASNQINGIDIAINAASSIK, from the coding sequence ATGAATATATTAATCTCCGGAGGGGCCTCAGGCTTGGGCGCCGATATCACTAAAGTATTGGCGCAAGATAAATCGAATACGGTTTATTTTACATATAATTCCTCACAAGCTAAAGCACAGCAAATTGAAAATGAGTTTAGCAATACGAGTGCAATTGCTTGTAATTTTTCGGATGAAGCAGCTGTAAATGAACTCACCAAAAAAATGGCTGAACTCAATTTAGATGTCTTAATTCATAATGCTTACTCCGGTGAATACCTTAAATCACATTTTCATAAAATTGATACGAATGACTTTCTTGTCGATTTTAAAAACAACATCATACCAATAATCGAGCTCACAAAAGCAGCAATCCACATTTTCAGAAAAAGGAAAAGTGGAAAAATAATAAGCATTTTAACTTCTGCTTTAATTGGCGCACCGCCTATTGGTTCCGCAGTGTATGCTGCAAATAAGGCTTACCTCGAAAAATTAACTAAAGTTTGGGCAAATGAAAATGCAAAGTTCAACATCACGTCAAATTCTGTTTCGCCTTCCTTTATGGAAACGGCTTTAACACAAAATACCGACGAAAGGATATTGGAACAAATTCGAGAAAGTCATCCGCTTAAAAAAATCTTGACTACTCAAGAAGTTGCCGAAACTGTTCTTTATTTAGTAAATGCATCCAATCAAATTAATGGAATTGATATTGCCATAAATGCGGCTTCCAGCATTAAATAA
- a CDS encoding molybdopterin-dependent oxidoreductase: protein MRNIDSFTHTRGESIYVDDIPLLQGTLFAHAFDSNIAHGKILKLDTAEAEKLTGVVRVFTFKDIPGENQIGGIIPDEELLAEHEVHFCGMPIALVVAESDEIAKAALKLIKVDFQKLTPIVDPREAAKQNKLIIPPRTFQKGDTAANWEKCDHIFEGIAESGGQEHLYIETQGAYAIPLENGNIKIVSSTQGPTAVQRTVARVLGLGMHKIEVDVTRLGGGFGGKEDQATTWAIMAALATYHLKRPVKCILDRMADMRMTGKRHPYSSDFKLGLSKDLKILAYEATFYQDAGAAADLSPAVMERTLFHANNTYNIPNAKVIAFSCKTNVPPNTAFRGFGGPQGMFVIEAAIAKAAEELGLSASEIQKKNLLNEGDEFHYGQITKGCEAHHCWQTADDLFNTKKLREEIEAFNIQNKFTKKGFAIMPICFGISFTKTLMNQARALVHVYTDGSVGVSTGAVEMGQGVNTKMLQVAAHVFSISPSKIKVESTNTTRVANTSPSAASATADLNGKATEMACKAILMRLKQRAALELKADIKSIELKDEWVFVNGIQSEWSWNKLVMACFLNRESLSESAHYATPEIHFDATKEKGHPFAYHVYGTSLFTVTVDCLRGTYEFDSVKVVHDYGQSMNPIIDKGQIEGGLVQGIGWMTLEELIYNSEGKLMSNALSTYKVPDIYSVPKEITIHPLETQGSERAIFNSKAVGEPPLMYGIGAYFAIRNAVLAFNPSAKISFSAPFTPEKVLMNLYQKPE, encoded by the coding sequence ATGAGAAACATTGATTCTTTTACACATACGCGTGGCGAATCTATTTATGTGGATGATATTCCTTTGCTGCAAGGGACTTTGTTTGCGCATGCATTTGATTCAAACATTGCGCACGGTAAAATTTTAAAGCTGGATACTGCTGAAGCGGAGAAATTGACTGGCGTAGTTCGTGTTTTTACATTCAAAGATATTCCCGGCGAAAATCAAATTGGTGGAATTATTCCCGATGAAGAATTGCTGGCCGAACACGAAGTGCATTTTTGCGGTATGCCCATTGCCTTGGTAGTGGCCGAAAGTGATGAAATAGCGAAAGCAGCACTCAAATTAATTAAAGTCGATTTTCAAAAGCTCACTCCAATTGTAGATCCGCGCGAAGCTGCAAAACAAAATAAACTCATCATTCCTCCTCGAACTTTTCAAAAAGGTGATACAGCAGCAAACTGGGAAAAGTGTGATCATATTTTTGAAGGGATTGCCGAATCCGGTGGACAAGAACATTTGTATATCGAAACACAAGGCGCTTATGCCATCCCTTTAGAAAATGGTAACATCAAAATTGTATCTTCTACTCAAGGCCCAACAGCTGTGCAGCGCACGGTTGCCAGAGTATTGGGACTTGGCATGCACAAAATTGAAGTGGATGTTACCCGACTCGGCGGAGGTTTTGGAGGCAAGGAAGATCAAGCTACGACTTGGGCAATTATGGCAGCACTCGCTACCTATCACTTAAAACGTCCGGTTAAATGTATCCTCGACCGAATGGCCGATATGCGCATGACTGGTAAACGTCACCCTTACAGTTCTGATTTTAAATTGGGACTATCAAAGGATTTAAAAATTCTTGCTTACGAAGCAACATTTTATCAAGATGCCGGTGCTGCTGCCGATTTATCGCCTGCTGTAATGGAGCGCACTTTGTTTCATGCGAATAATACTTACAACATTCCAAATGCTAAAGTAATAGCATTTAGCTGTAAAACAAATGTTCCACCCAATACCGCGTTTAGAGGTTTTGGTGGCCCTCAAGGGATGTTTGTTATTGAAGCGGCAATAGCAAAAGCAGCCGAAGAATTGGGTTTAAGCGCTAGCGAAATTCAGAAAAAAAATCTATTGAACGAAGGAGATGAATTTCATTACGGTCAAATTACAAAGGGCTGCGAAGCGCATCATTGCTGGCAAACCGCTGATGATTTATTTAATACAAAAAAGCTAAGGGAAGAAATAGAAGCATTCAACATTCAAAATAAATTCACCAAAAAGGGCTTTGCAATTATGCCCATTTGTTTTGGAATATCGTTTACCAAAACCTTAATGAATCAAGCACGTGCATTAGTGCATGTGTATACCGATGGAAGTGTGGGTGTTAGCACCGGCGCAGTGGAAATGGGTCAGGGGGTTAATACTAAAATGCTTCAAGTGGCTGCCCATGTATTTTCAATTTCTCCTTCAAAAATTAAAGTGGAAAGTACCAATACCACACGTGTAGCAAATACTTCGCCTTCTGCTGCAAGCGCAACAGCCGACCTAAATGGAAAGGCTACTGAGATGGCATGCAAAGCAATTTTAATGCGCCTAAAACAGAGAGCTGCACTTGAGTTAAAAGCAGATATAAAATCCATTGAATTAAAAGATGAGTGGGTTTTTGTTAACGGAATTCAGAGCGAGTGGTCTTGGAACAAACTGGTAATGGCTTGTTTTTTAAACCGCGAAAGTTTGTCCGAAAGTGCACATTACGCCACACCCGAAATTCATTTCGATGCAACTAAAGAAAAAGGGCATCCCTTTGCCTATCATGTGTATGGCACTTCCTTGTTTACTGTAACAGTGGATTGTTTGCGCGGCACCTACGAATTCGATTCCGTAAAAGTGGTGCACGATTATGGGCAAAGTATGAATCCCATTATTGATAAAGGGCAAATTGAAGGTGGCCTCGTTCAAGGTATTGGTTGGATGACTTTAGAGGAATTAATTTATAATAGCGAGGGCAAGCTGATGAGCAATGCGCTCAGTACTTATAAAGTTCCGGATATCTATTCGGTTCCAAAAGAAATTACCATTCACCCTTTGGAAACGCAAGGAAGCGAGCGCGCCATTTTTAATTCTAAAGCAGTAGGTGAACCCCCTTTGATGTATGGAATTGGGGCCTACTTTGCTATTCGCAACGCAGTGCTAGCTTTTAATCCTTCTGCTAAAATTTCATTTAGTGCACCTTTCACTCCCGAAAAAGTGTTGATGAATTTGTATCAAAAGCCTGAATAA
- a CDS encoding HAD family hydrolase: MKDFAQLKRNLKKDFSGLKKIKLSVLGDSATQFLVQALRGDGFDKGFDIQVHEADFNQIERQVFDPNSELYEFQPDIVLIYLSSHKLLGKYNKLKPEQQATLANSELDLISNISATLSEQLKAKIIQFNYTEIDDAVFGNYSTKLEASFLFQIRKLNFELMNYAAQNSNLFLCDISSIQNEIGKAAFFQSSVYINTEMVLSIDALPLVASKTIDLIGALNGKFKKCIILDLDNTTWGGIIGDDGLENIQVGSLGIGKAFSEFQYWVKKLKNRGVIIAVCSKNTESVAKEPFEKHPDMVLRLDDISVFVANWDNKADNIRHIQSILNIGFDSMVFVDDNPFERNIVRENIPEICVPELPEDPAEYLNYLYTLNLFETVSFSNEDLERTKLYQVEAQRNNIQKKFTNEDDFLKSLDMLSVVESFNKFNTPRVAQLSQRSNQFNLRTVRYAEADIELLANSNEHVTFAFTLEDKFGDNGLICVIILQKQNNQTLFIDTWFMSCRVLKRGMENFVLDTIVQYAKENNYATLLAEYLPTAKNEMVKEHYPKLNFSEVGTQWKLDVNDYENKITYINKK; the protein is encoded by the coding sequence ATGAAGGATTTTGCTCAATTAAAACGCAACTTAAAGAAGGATTTTTCAGGCTTAAAAAAAATTAAACTTTCGGTCTTAGGAGATAGTGCAACTCAATTTCTGGTGCAAGCATTGCGCGGAGATGGTTTTGATAAGGGTTTTGATATACAAGTGCACGAAGCCGATTTTAATCAAATCGAACGACAAGTATTTGATCCCAATTCTGAATTGTATGAATTTCAACCGGATATTGTGCTTATTTATTTATCATCGCACAAATTGCTTGGGAAGTACAATAAACTTAAACCTGAGCAACAAGCTACCTTAGCTAACTCCGAATTAGATTTGATTTCAAACATTAGCGCTACTTTATCGGAACAATTAAAAGCAAAAATTATACAGTTTAACTATACCGAAATTGACGATGCAGTGTTTGGTAATTATTCTACTAAACTCGAAGCCTCCTTTTTGTTTCAAATACGAAAATTAAATTTCGAATTAATGAACTATGCCGCACAAAACTCAAACTTGTTTTTGTGTGATATTTCATCCATCCAAAATGAAATTGGGAAAGCTGCCTTTTTTCAAAGTTCTGTGTATATCAACACCGAAATGGTGCTAAGTATTGATGCATTGCCACTTGTTGCTTCCAAAACAATTGATTTGATAGGCGCGTTAAATGGGAAATTTAAAAAGTGCATCATTCTCGATCTTGACAACACGACCTGGGGTGGTATTATAGGCGACGATGGTCTCGAAAATATTCAAGTTGGAAGCCTGGGAATTGGAAAAGCATTTTCTGAATTTCAATATTGGGTGAAGAAACTCAAAAACCGCGGTGTAATTATAGCAGTATGCAGTAAAAATACCGAATCGGTTGCCAAGGAACCTTTTGAAAAACACCCGGACATGGTTTTGCGTTTGGATGATATTTCGGTGTTTGTAGCCAATTGGGACAATAAAGCCGATAATATTCGCCACATTCAAAGCATTTTAAATATTGGATTTGATTCAATGGTTTTTGTGGATGATAATCCGTTTGAGCGAAATATTGTACGCGAAAATATACCCGAAATTTGTGTGCCTGAGCTTCCCGAAGATCCTGCCGAATACTTAAATTACTTATACACCTTAAACCTATTTGAAACTGTTTCTTTTTCGAACGAAGACCTCGAACGAACTAAATTGTATCAAGTGGAAGCGCAACGCAACAACATTCAAAAAAAGTTCACCAATGAGGATGATTTTTTAAAAAGTTTGGATATGCTTTCCGTTGTGGAATCATTCAACAAATTTAATACACCGCGTGTAGCACAACTTTCACAACGCTCTAATCAATTTAACCTTCGTACGGTTCGCTATGCTGAGGCTGATATTGAATTACTGGCGAATTCGAATGAACACGTTACCTTCGCATTTACATTGGAAGATAAATTTGGTGACAACGGTTTAATTTGTGTGATTATCCTGCAAAAGCAAAACAACCAAACGCTCTTTATTGATACGTGGTTTATGAGTTGCCGTGTGCTAAAACGCGGAATGGAAAATTTTGTGCTGGACACAATTGTTCAATATGCCAAGGAAAACAACTATGCTACACTGCTCGCCGAATACTTGCCTACTGCAAAAAACGAAATGGTAAAGGAGCATTATCCCAAGCTAAATTTTTCAGAAGTCGGAACACAATGGAAGCTAGATGTGAATGATTACGAGAATAAGATAACCTACATTAATAAAAAATAA
- a CDS encoding insulinase family protein, with the protein MEKEFLIFSLKNGIRIIHKQTSDDVAHCGIIINAGSRDESEHEQGIAHLIEHVLFKGTKKRKAFHILNRIDSVGGELNAYTTKEETCIYASFLTRYFERAVELIADITFQSTFPDKEIIKEKAVIEDEINSYLDNPSEQIFDDFDEQIFSNHSLGKNILGTPDSLKKIKRKDILNFVQRNYTSNQIVFSSIGNIPEALLKRIMEKHLGSVKLKTSDQKRKAFKTYKPREVETKKDTNQSHCIIGSLAYGVNHKDRTSLVLLNNLLGGPAMNSRLNLAIREKYGFTYNLESNYAIFTDTGLFSVYMGTDTKHIERCVQLVHKELDLLKTKRMGSQQLQIAKQQLIGNIALAQESKVNLMLSLGKSILLFNKVDKLSDIYKKIESITPEKILAIANQVFEKKQLSRLTYLSK; encoded by the coding sequence ATGGAAAAGGAATTTCTGATATTTTCACTCAAAAACGGTATACGAATTATACATAAGCAAACTTCCGATGATGTAGCCCATTGTGGAATTATTATTAATGCCGGCTCGCGCGATGAAAGCGAGCACGAACAAGGCATTGCGCACCTCATTGAACATGTTCTTTTTAAAGGAACAAAAAAGCGTAAAGCATTTCATATCCTCAATCGTATTGATTCTGTGGGCGGCGAATTAAATGCTTATACAACAAAAGAAGAAACCTGCATTTATGCGTCTTTTCTTACGCGTTATTTTGAACGCGCAGTGGAATTAATTGCCGACATTACTTTTCAATCAACCTTTCCCGATAAGGAAATTATAAAGGAAAAAGCAGTAATCGAGGATGAAATCAATTCCTATCTCGATAATCCTTCCGAGCAAATTTTTGATGATTTTGATGAGCAAATTTTTTCCAATCACTCGCTTGGAAAAAATATTTTAGGTACTCCGGATAGCTTAAAAAAAATAAAGCGTAAAGACATACTTAATTTTGTTCAACGCAATTATACAAGCAATCAAATTGTATTCAGTTCAATCGGAAATATTCCTGAAGCTCTTTTAAAACGCATCATGGAAAAGCACCTGGGTTCAGTTAAGCTCAAAACATCTGACCAAAAAAGAAAAGCATTCAAAACATATAAACCACGTGAGGTGGAAACAAAAAAGGATACCAATCAATCGCACTGCATCATTGGAAGTTTGGCCTATGGCGTAAATCATAAGGATAGAACGAGTCTCGTGCTGTTGAATAATTTATTAGGCGGCCCCGCCATGAACAGCCGCTTAAACCTGGCTATCCGCGAAAAGTATGGATTTACCTATAACCTCGAATCCAATTATGCCATTTTCACCGATACAGGATTATTTAGTGTATACATGGGAACAGATACAAAGCACATTGAGCGCTGCGTACAATTAGTGCACAAGGAATTGGATTTACTTAAAACCAAACGCATGGGAAGTCAACAATTGCAAATTGCAAAACAGCAGCTCATCGGCAATATAGCACTGGCACAAGAAAGTAAAGTAAATTTGATGCTTTCTCTTGGGAAAAGTATTTTGCTTTTTAATAAAGTAGACAAGTTAAGCGATATTTATAAAAAAATAGAAAGCATTACTCCAGAAAAGATTTTGGCAATTGCGAATCAGGTATTTGAAAAGAAGCAACTGAGTCGATTAACCTATTTATCAAAATAA
- a CDS encoding FAD binding domain-containing protein — protein sequence MISFILNDKLISTHLPPGMVMLDFIRYEQNLKGTKIGCREGDCGACTVLVGAFENEKLVYKSMTSCLMPLGNAQGKHIVSVEGINSKELTPVQQAIVNEGGTQCGFCTVGFVMSLVGFCMSVKTPNYSNAIAAIDGNICRCTGYKSLERAAASIVAQVANRKEADLIPWLVAQKFIPEYFLTIEKQLKEFKAPSVSNEVKIKVGGGTDLYVQKHESMVHANIDFVFDNPVLNGIRKEANILHLGASTTVEDIRDSALMKQIFPNIGKHTKLISSTPIRNMASLAGNFVNASPIGDMTIFFLALNASLVLNNHGVKRTILLKDFYKGYKTLDKAADEYIEEIMFDLPSSTSFFNFEKVSKRTHLDIASVNSAMLLEVVDGKISKANVSAGGVFAFPKYLNQTSEFLIGKNISEEVITDAAQILQNEIAPISDARGTAEYKRLLVRQLFYAHFIQLFPNSINAEKLLLTAV from the coding sequence ATGATCTCCTTTATTCTAAATGATAAATTAATTTCTACACACTTGCCACCCGGTATGGTAATGTTAGATTTTATAAGGTATGAACAAAATTTAAAAGGAACTAAAATAGGGTGCCGTGAAGGCGATTGTGGAGCTTGTACCGTGCTTGTTGGCGCTTTCGAAAATGAAAAATTAGTCTATAAATCTATGACTTCTTGCCTTATGCCGCTTGGAAATGCACAAGGTAAACACATTGTTTCGGTAGAAGGTATTAACAGTAAAGAATTAACTCCTGTTCAGCAAGCAATTGTGAACGAAGGAGGAACCCAATGCGGATTTTGTACAGTTGGATTTGTAATGTCGTTGGTAGGTTTTTGCATGAGCGTAAAAACTCCGAATTATTCCAATGCTATAGCTGCTATAGATGGCAACATTTGCAGATGCACCGGATACAAATCCCTCGAAAGAGCCGCTGCCAGTATTGTAGCTCAAGTGGCTAACAGGAAGGAAGCCGACTTAATTCCTTGGCTCGTGGCGCAAAAATTTATTCCGGAATACTTCTTAACAATCGAAAAGCAGCTGAAAGAATTTAAAGCGCCTTCTGTGTCAAATGAAGTAAAAATTAAAGTGGGCGGCGGAACCGATTTGTATGTGCAAAAACACGAAAGCATGGTGCATGCCAATATTGATTTTGTTTTTGATAATCCGGTGTTGAATGGTATAAGAAAAGAAGCCAATATATTGCATTTGGGAGCATCTACAACTGTTGAAGATATTAGAGATAGTGCGCTGATGAAGCAGATTTTCCCTAATATAGGTAAGCATACAAAACTGATTTCATCAACACCTATACGAAATATGGCAAGCCTTGCCGGGAATTTCGTGAATGCCTCACCAATTGGGGATATGACAATTTTTTTCCTGGCTTTAAATGCATCACTAGTATTAAATAATCATGGAGTTAAGCGAACTATTTTATTGAAAGATTTTTATAAAGGCTATAAAACACTTGATAAAGCAGCTGATGAATATATCGAAGAAATTATGTTTGATTTGCCTTCTTCCACTTCGTTTTTTAATTTTGAAAAGGTAAGCAAGCGCACACATTTAGATATAGCCAGCGTTAACAGCGCAATGCTGCTTGAAGTTGTTGACGGCAAAATTTCAAAGGCAAATGTCTCTGCCGGTGGAGTTTTTGCATTTCCCAAATACCTGAATCAAACCTCTGAATTTTTAATTGGTAAAAATATTTCTGAAGAAGTAATTACGGATGCAGCCCAAATATTGCAAAATGAAATTGCGCCTATATCGGATGCCAGAGGTACGGCTGAATACAAAAGGTTGTTGGTACGTCAATTATTTTATGCTCATTTTATTCAACTTTTCCCTAACAGCATAAATGCTGAAAAACTGCTTTTAACTGCTGTGTAA
- a CDS encoding MBOAT family protein — MPFNSISFFVFFSVLFAGYWFVANRNVTAQNLLLLAASYLFYAWTDWHLLSFLLVISVLNFYLGIKIENSKSDSAKSVFLAIGLIQGIGGLLYFKYFNFFVQSFNTVLDAMHLAPNIGTLKIAVPLGISFFTFRTISYLLDIHKGKLSACKNPLVFLNYLAFFPCILSGPIDRAKSFIPQLETKRTFNYQMATTGLKQILWGMFKKVAIADTCGVISNQIFDHYSTLPSNTLILGAVIYAFQLYADFSGYSDMAIGFSRVIGFSVSKNFEFPFFAQNIAEFWRKWHITLTSWLTEYVFTPLSIAFRDYEKGGLIAAILINFFIIGLWHGANWTYVLFGVLHGCFYIPLILNGTINKRKKIAKDRKLPTLKEFVNMLVTFSLVMFSFVLFRAESIPKAGEYFARIFTQDFFTTHHGLVIDKFILLVCPIFIFIMLRTEWLGRDSDFGFDQYCSKASKIKRWTTYYVLAMLIFLMTGQGQKFIYAQF; from the coding sequence ATGCCTTTTAACTCCATTTCCTTCTTCGTTTTTTTTAGTGTATTATTTGCGGGTTACTGGTTTGTTGCAAATAGAAATGTAACAGCTCAAAATTTGCTTCTACTAGCCGCAAGCTATTTGTTTTATGCATGGACAGATTGGCATTTGCTTTCTTTTCTGCTAGTAATTTCTGTACTCAATTTCTATCTGGGAATCAAAATCGAAAATAGCAAAAGCGATTCCGCTAAGAGCGTTTTTCTTGCAATTGGCTTAATTCAAGGTATTGGCGGACTTTTATATTTTAAGTACTTCAACTTTTTTGTACAATCTTTTAATACGGTTTTAGATGCAATGCATTTAGCGCCGAATATTGGCACGCTTAAAATTGCAGTTCCGCTGGGCATAAGTTTTTTTACTTTTCGAACCATTAGTTATTTACTCGATATTCATAAGGGGAAATTATCTGCTTGCAAAAATCCGCTTGTGTTTTTGAATTACCTCGCTTTCTTTCCATGTATTCTTTCGGGTCCAATTGATAGAGCTAAATCATTTATACCGCAGCTCGAAACAAAAAGAACATTTAACTATCAAATGGCTACCACCGGCCTCAAACAAATTTTGTGGGGCATGTTTAAAAAGGTGGCTATTGCCGATACGTGTGGTGTTATATCAAATCAAATATTCGATCACTATTCCACCTTGCCATCCAATACTTTAATTTTGGGTGCAGTGATTTATGCCTTTCAACTGTATGCTGATTTCTCGGGATATTCCGATATGGCAATTGGATTTTCGCGCGTAATTGGATTTTCAGTTTCAAAGAATTTTGAATTCCCATTCTTTGCGCAAAACATTGCTGAGTTTTGGCGCAAATGGCACATTACACTCACTTCGTGGCTTACTGAATACGTTTTTACTCCGCTGAGTATTGCCTTTAGAGATTATGAAAAAGGAGGCTTAATCGCAGCTATTCTCATCAATTTTTTTATCATCGGATTGTGGCATGGTGCCAATTGGACCTATGTTTTATTTGGAGTACTGCACGGATGCTTTTACATTCCTTTAATTTTAAACGGCACCATAAATAAGCGTAAAAAAATTGCAAAGGATAGGAAGTTACCTACACTTAAGGAATTTGTAAATATGTTAGTTACCTTCTCTTTGGTGATGTTTTCATTCGTGCTTTTTAGAGCTGAATCCATCCCAAAAGCAGGCGAATATTTTGCCCGCATTTTTACGCAAGATTTTTTTACGACACACCACGGATTGGTAATCGATAAATTTATTTTACTCGTTTGTCCTATTTTTATTTTTATAATGCTACGCACCGAATGGCTGGGAAGAGACAGCGATTTTGGATTTGATCAATATTGCTCAAAGGCATCAAAAATAAAGCGATGGACGACGTATTATGTTCTTGCCATGCTTATTTTTTTAATGACTGGTCAAGGGCAAAAATTTATTTATGCTCAATTTTAA